A genomic window from Lotus japonicus ecotype B-129 chromosome 1, LjGifu_v1.2 includes:
- the LOC130741381 gene encoding NAP1-related protein 2-like codes for MVADKTKKQKVSEKSENPEEIDGDLVLSIEKLQEIQDELEKINEEASDKVLEIEQKYNEIRKPVYDKRSDIIKAIPDFWLTAFLSHPALGELLNDEDQKIFKYLTSLEVEDYKDVKSGYSITFNFKPNPYFEDAKLVKTFTFLEEGITKVTATPIKWKEGKGIPNGVAHEKKGNKRTPVDVSFFTWFAHTEQKDDMDDIHDEVAELIKDDFWPNPLTYFNNDEPDEEDGDEDEADDEGKDEDDSDEDDEDQDDDDDEEEDA; via the exons atggTGGCCGACAAGACCAAGAAGCAGAAGGTTTCAGAAAAGAGCGAGAATCCTGAGGAAATTGACGGAGACCTTGTCCTCTCCATCGAGAAGTTGCAGGAGATTCAAGACGAGCTCGAAAAG ATCAATGAGGAGGCTAGTGATAAAGTTCTGGAAATTGAGCAGAAGTACAATGAGATACGGAAGCCGGTGTATGATAAGCGTAGTGATATTATCAAGGCTATTCCTGATTTCTGGTTGACTGCT TTTCTGAGCCATCCTGCTCTTGGCGAACTTCTGAATGATGAAGATCAGAAG ATATTTAAGTATTTGACTTCTCTTGAGGTTGAAGATTATAAGGATGTCAAGTCAGGCTACTCAATCACCTTC AATTTCAAACCCAATCCATATTTTGAGGATGCTAAGCTTGTTAAGACTTTTACCTTCCTTGAAGAAGGAATAACAAAGGTTACTGCTACACCCATTAAGTGGAAAGAGGGCAAG GGAATACCCAATGGAGTTGCTCATGAGAAGAAAGGAAACAAGCGGACTCCTGTTGATGTCAG TTTCTTTACTTGGTTTGCTCACACTGAGCAGAAAGATGATATGGATGACATTCATGACGAG GTTGCAGAGTTGATCAAAGATGATTTTTGGCCGAATCCACTTACCTATTTCAACAAT GATGAGCCTGATGAAGAGGATGGTGATGAGGATGAAGCTGATGATGAG GGAAAGGATGAGGATGACTCTGATGAGGATGACGAGGaccaagatgatgatgatgacgaggAGGAGGATGCCTAG